A window of Candidatus Syntrophosphaera sp. genomic DNA:
CCCCTTGCGTAATTGAGCGTAATTGAGCGTAATTGCCCCCTCTTCCCCACCTCACCCGCCACTCACTTACCACTCACTGACCACCCGCCCAGCCGGCGGGTACTCGGCGGGAGGCGGGCAAGAGGCGGGTGAATCGGGAAAAAGGGGGAAGATGTTCAGATTGGAGAAGAGCTGTTCAGAGGGGGAAGCGGACCTCGCCGGAGAAAAGCCAGGCGGGGAGTTGGCCGTAACCCAGGTCGAAATGTTCCAGCAGGTGGGTGTCGCTTCCGATGGTGAAGAGATCGCCTCCCAGGCTTCGATAGAGCTCGATCTGGGGGCTTTCAGGCAAAAGGTGGAGGTAGGGCTTGCGCAGGGCGGAAAAGTTGATCTCGAGGGCGATTTGGCGCTCTATCATGGCCTGGAAGATCTCTTTCAGGAGGCCTTCGCAATGGCTCTCATCGGGCACTTGGGTGTAATAGCGCTTGTAGACGCCCAGATGCGCCAGGGCGTGGATATCGCAGGTTTTGACCAGTTCGAGGTTCTGGGTGTAATAATCCGTGATCTGGGCTGGCGTAAGGGGCTTTTTGAGGGGCACGGCCACGTTGCTGTGGTCGCTCAGGAAATGGACCGCTCCGAGCACCAATTCCGGTTTGATCTGTTCCAACAGCGTGTCGGCCTGGGGCTTGACCCGCTGGAAATCGCCGACCTCCACCCCCATCACGATCCGGAGTGGGGAAGAGGCATGGCTGGCCCGCAGGGCATCGATATGGCGGGAGTATTGGGCGAAAGAGGGCAGGCCGAACCGGGCGAGTTCCTGAGGCAAGAGGTCGAGGTGTTCCGTAATGGCTATCAGATCATAGTTGAGTGAGATAGCCTTATCGACCAGAGACTCTGCTTTAAGATTGCTATCGCAACTATATTGTGTATGAATGTGATAGTCTGCTTTCATCTGGCTACCATGAGCGCCGCGCCCAGGGCTCCGGTGATCTCCGGATCAGGCGGAACGGCAATTTCCATGCCCAGGCGTTGGGCCAGGCAGTTGGCGAGGTCGGAATTTTGGGCAACTCCGCCGGTGAAGACCACGGGGGGGTGGAATTCCAGGGAACTGAGCTGGATCAGCACGCGGCCGGCGATGGATTCATGGACGGCGCGGGCGATGTTTGCCGCGCTTTCGTTCTGGGCGATGAGGCCGATGATCTCGGTTTCGGCAAAGACCACGCAGGTTGAGGAGATCCGCGGCTCTTGGGTGGCCTGTTCTGCGAGGCGGGAAAGCTCTTCCAGAGGGCATTCCAGGCGCAGGGCGGTCATTTCCAGGAAGCGCCCCGTTCCCGCGGCGCATTTGTCGTTCATCACGAAATCCCTCACTCTGCCGTCCTCTCCGAGGGTGATGATCTTGGAATCCTGGCCGCCAATGTCGATGATGGTTTTGGCCTCGGGATGGGAAAAAAGCACCCCGGCGGCATGGCAGGAAATTTCAGAGACGATCCGCGCAGGCTGCTGGTAG
This region includes:
- a CDS encoding histidinol-phosphatase HisJ family protein, whose product is MKADYHIHTQYSCDSNLKAESLVDKAISLNYDLIAITEHLDLLPQELARFGLPSFAQYSRHIDALRASHASSPLRIVMGVEVGDFQRVKPQADTLLEQIKPELVLGAVHFLSDHSNVAVPLKKPLTPAQITDYYTQNLELVKTCDIHALAHLGVYKRYYTQVPDESHCEGLLKEIFQAMIERQIALEINFSALRKPYLHLLPESPQIELYRSLGGDLFTIGSDTHLLEHFDLGYGQLPAWLFSGEVRFPL
- a CDS encoding 2-hydroxyglutaryl-CoA dehydratase, with protein sequence MTTLGIDIGSRNTKIVIFDPGQQKILFSGWSGTDVNPLVSLQRLLDEALRQTGSSSFAATGCTGYGRKLYQQPARIVSEISCHAAGVLFSHPEAKTIIDIGGQDSKIITLGEDGRVRDFVMNDKCAAGTGRFLEMTALRLECPLEELSRLAEQATQEPRISSTCVVFAETEIIGLIAQNESAANIARAVHESIAGRVLIQLSSLEFHPPVVFTGGVAQNSDLANCLAQRLGMEIAVPPDPEITGALGAALMVAR